Genomic segment of bacterium:
TCGGCGATGGCAACGCGGATCTCGCCGCCGAGATCGCGATGCAGAACCCCAACTTCTACAACGTCGTCCTCAAGAACTGGGTCAAGCCCTGGACCAACGAGGACATGAGCGTCTTCGTGCCGCTCAACGACTACGTGGCCACGGTCATCGGCATGATCCGTGACGACGTCCCCTTCAACACGGTCCTCTCCGAGGACATCATCTACACGGCGCCCAACGGCCTGGTCAATCCGAACTACGAGCAGACCAGTAACGACCACTACGTGGCGCTCGAAGACCAGGGGATCGACCTCTCCAACCCGGCCAACCTGATCCGCCGGACCCAGTCCGGTCTGCCGGGCTCCCAGATGGGTGCGGGCGATACCGCCGGGATCATGACGACGCGCGCCGCCGCCGAGGCCTTCTTCCCGGCCGGCACGAATCGCGCGATGTGGCGCTTCACCTCGCTCAACTACCTCTGCCGTGATCTCGAGGTGATGAACGACATCACCCGTCCCGGCGATCGGATCCGACAGGACGTGACCCGAAGCCCCGGCGGTGACTCGGAGATCTTCCTCAACACCTGCTTCGGCTGTCATGCCGGCATGGACGGTCTCGCCGGCGCCTGGGCCTACTTCGACTGGGACGAGGACCAGGAACGCCTGGTCCACACGCCTGGCCAGGTCCAGGAGAAGTACCTGCTCAACGGCAACACCTTCCCGGCCGGGTACATCTCGACCGACAACAGCTGGATCAACTACTGGCGCGAAGGACCGAATTCGCTCCTCGACTGGCGGGGCGCCTCGGACCGCGGCTTCGGAGCGAAGAGCCTCGGCGCCGAGGTGGCGTCGACGCGCGCCTTCTCCGTCTGTCAGGTCGAAAAGGTCTTCGAGCAGGTCTGTTTCCGCCCGCCGAAGGATCAGGACGACCGCGACGCGATCGAGCTCGCGGCGGACAACTTCGAGCAGGACGGGATCTACAGCATGCGCGGTGTCTTCGCGGAAGTCGCCGAACACTGCATGGACGAGTGAGGAAGCCGACATGAGGACTTCGAATCGCTCGGTCCGCCCGGGCAACTTTGATCACCGCGAGGGGGCGGGAGTGCACGAGATGCACCAGCTCGAAGAACAACGAACCAGGACGTCGCTCTGGACGGCACTCGTGGCGCTGCTGCCGCTCGTCGCCCTGGCCTGCGGCGACTACGGCGCGCCGTCCACGGACGCGACCACGGCTTCCACCACCTTCGGCACCGGGCTGCCCGACGGCCTCTCCGTCGCCGAGCAGGTGACGAGCTTCGAGACGACGGTCTACCCCGTCCTCCGCGCGAATTGCGCGGGTTGTCACGATGCAGCGGGCCCCGGCGCGCCGCGAATCGCTCACGTGGACTCGTCGACGGCATGGTCGGCGGTGGTCGACAACCAGAAGGTGAACTTCTCGGACCTGGCTCAGTCGCGCCTCGTGCGCCGACTCGGCTCCGACCTCCACTTCTGCTGGTCGGACTGTGCGACCGACGCGAATACGATGCTCACGGAGATCCAGAACTGGCAGGACGCGATCGAAGCGTCCGGCGGTTCGACTGCGAGCGTCGACGTGGCGAACCTGACGAGCAACACCCGGACGAGCCTCGACGGCTTCGAAGAAGTCGGCGACGAGCGCTACGAGACCGGTGTCATCGCGCGTTGGGACTTCAAGGAGCTCACGGGCACCGTCGCCGCCGATACCAGCGGTGTCGCGCCGCCGATGGACCTGACCCTCGAGGGCGACGTCGAGTTCATGACGAGCTACGGCATCGACCTCACCGGCGGCCGCGCGATCGCGGACGAGACCTCGAGCCGCAAGTTCTACGACCGCGTCGCGGACGTGGACACCGGCTCCCAGCAGTACACGCTCGAGATGTGGCTCGCGCCGGCGAACATCACCCAGGACGGTCCTGCGCGGATCTTCACCTACTCCCGGTCGACCGGTCAGCGCAACATGATGCTCGGCCAGGTCGCCTATCAGTACATCGCCCGGAACCGAAGCTTCAGCACGGAGACGAACGGCAACGGCAGCCCGGAGCTCGAGACCTACGACGTCGACCAGGACGCGCAGGCGACCCTTCAGCACGTCGTGCTCACCTACGACCAGGTCGCTGGCCGTCGCATCTACGTCGACGGGCGCTGGACCGACGACATCGATGAGACGCCGTCGAGTCGCCTCTGGAACTGGCTCACGAACCAGCAGGTCATCATCGGCAACGAACGCTCCAACGATCGGCCGTGGATCGGCAAGGTCCGCTTCGCGGCGGTCTACGATCGGGTCATGCCGGCGGCTGCCGTTCGCCAGAACTACGAGGCCGGCATCGGAAAGCGCATCACCCTCGCGTTCGACGTGTCCGAGTGGACCGGCGGCAACTCGACGATCGAGTTCTCGCTGACCGAGCTCGACAGCTACTCCTATCTCTTCTGTTCGCCGACGTTCGTGACCGACGTCGGGGCTCCGATCCGCGTCCAGAACATGCGCATCTCGCTGAACGGCGTCGTGCCGGTCTCGGGTCAGGGCTTCACGACGATGGACGCGCTCGTCACGTCCTCGCGACAGCTGCTCTCCCGACAGTGCTCCGTGGTCGGCGGGCTGGTCGATCCGAACACCGACACCTTCCAGCTCTCCTTCGAGCAGCTCGGCATCTTCCAGGAGCCGGTCGTCGCTTCGACGCCGCCGACGCCGGGTGCCGAGGACTTCGGCGACCCGGTGCCGGTCCTCGGTGTCCGGAGCTTCGCTCGCGTGAACGCTTCGATGGCCGCGGTCTCGGGCGTCGATCCCCAGACCGCCGCGGTCGACACGACCTACGACGCGCTCGTCACCCAGCTGCCCGCGACGAACGACCTGCGGAGCTTCGTCTCCGCGAACCAGGTCGGCATCGCGAAGCTCGGCATCGAGTACTGCGACACGATCGTCGAGGACTCCGGGGTCGGGGGCATGCGCGAGACCTTCTTCGAGGGTTCGGCCGGCTTCGGCTGGACCTCGCCGCCGGCGACGGCCTTCGCGGATCCCGCGGACGTCGATCTGATCACGGACCCGATTCTCGACAAGATCGTCGGTGCGGGTCTGCGTGGCATGGTCGGCGGGAACCCCGCCCGCGACGAGGCCGAGGCCACTCTCGACCTCTTGGTCATGGACCTTCTCGGAAGCTGCGGTGGCGCCGGTCCGCCGGTCCAGCCTGCCTGCGATGACGAGTACACGCGCTCCATCGTGAAGGGCCTCTGTACTGCGGCCATCTCGAGCGGCGCCGTCCACATCCACTGATCGATCCCGGGCGGTCGTCCGCGCAAGGACGCGCAGGCGCGTCCTTCGGACCGACTCCCTCGCGGAGGAACGACATGAAACCCCTGAAGCGACTGAAGAAGACGCCCAAGTTCGAGGGCCGTGGCAAGGAGAGCGACGCGCCGATGTTCCATCCGGATCATCCGCGCCCGGTCTCGCGACGGCAGTTCCTCGGGCAGGGATTCATCACCGGTGCGGCCACGATCGCCGCTCCTTCGATGCTCTCGATGCTCGGTGCTCGCGAAGCGGCGGCTCAGGCGAGCTGCTCGCTGACCGGCGCCGGCGCCGGCCTGGTCCCCTTCATCGCGATCGATCTCGGCGGTGGTGCGAACATCGCGGGCTCGAACGTGAGCGTCGGCGGCCCGGGTGGGCAGGAAGACCCGATGACCGAAGAGGGCTACGAGCGGCTCGGACTGCCTCTCGACATGACGCCCTTGAACGGCGCGATCGATTCCTACGACCGGACGATGAACCTGCGCTTCCACTTCGACTCGGCGTTGATGCGCGGGATCCTGGATCGCGCCGATCCGGTCCTCACGCTGCCGAACGTGGAGGGCGTGATCGTTCCGTCGCGCTCTTCGAACGACACGCAGAACAATCCGCTCAACCCGATGTACGGGATCGCCCGGTACGGTGCCGATGGCGGGCTGCTCCGCCTGATCGGTTCGGCGAACTCCGAATCCGGCGGTCGCAGCATGGCGCCGGCCTCGCTGGTCGTGCCCGAGTGGCGGCCGACGAAGATCGATCGTCCGGACGACGTCACCGGTCTCGTCGACACGGGCAAGCTCCCGCTCCTGCTCGGTACGGACGGTGCCGGGCAGGTGGCCGACGCGATCCAGGCGCTCTCCGCCCTCAAGGTCGAACAGATCAACGAGGACGCGGCGGTCAAGGATCTCGTCAACTGTGCCTACCAGCAGAGCAACGATCTGATCACGCTCTTCGGCAGTCCCGACGCCCTGGATCCGCGGCTCGATCCGGTCATCTACGACCCCGATCCGGCGAACCCGAGCGGCGCGATCTTCTTCGGGGACGACTTCGACGAGAGCGAGTTCCGAAAGACCGCCTCGGTCATGAAGCTCGTCTGTGAAGGCCACGCTGGTGCCGGCACCATCGAGATGGGCGGCTACGACTACCACGGCGGCACGCGTTCGCGCGGTGAGCTCAAGGACTTCACTGCCGGCCAGTGCATCGGCGCGATCCTCGAGTACGCGCGCCGCAACCCGCTCGTCGGTGACGTGATGATCTATCTCTTCACCGACGGCTCGCTCTCTTCGGACGGCCAGATCGACAACTCCGCGGACGGACGCGGCAAGGGCGCCTGGCAGTCGGACAACTCGAACACGGCCTGCGGCGTGTTCCTGGTCTACCGCCAGTCGGCGAAGCCGGACCTCGTGCCGGCCTTCGCGACCACCCGGCAGATCGGGCACTTCCGAACGAGCGGCACCGTCGAGACGGGCGCGAACCCGGTCGCCAACAATCCCGAGGCGCTCGCCCAGCTGGCGATCCTCAACTACATGGCGCTCCACGGATCGACCGCCGGTGACTTCAACACGCTCTTCCCGGGCAACGCCCTGGGAACGGAGGCCGCGAACCTGATCGCGTTCACGCAGATCAGATAGCGCCACGGCCTTGCATCCGCGCGAGGAGCGCGGATCAGGAGGGGACCATGCAGCAGACGGACGGCGCCGCGCCGGCCTGGCTCTTTTCTTTCGTCGATCTGGCATTCCTGATGCTGATCGCGATGACCCAGCTCGCGCCCGATCCGGGTGCGAAGATCCCGAACCTCGGCGAGATGATCGTCCCGAAGGTCGGCGCTGCCGCGTCGACCGAGATGGGCGACAGCGCGGCGGAGGTCTGGCAGCTCCGCGTCCATCCGCCGCAAGAGGAAGCATCGAGCCCCTACGAGCTCGTGCGCGTCATGGGTGGTGAAGTCGCGGAGGAAGGTGTGCGGATCGAAGCCGACGCGCTTCGTGTGCAGCTCGCGGACCTGAAGGCGGGCAGCCTGGCGAAGCCGATGCTCGCGCCGCACGAGGACTCCCGGAGCCAGGACATGCTCGAGGCCGCCGCCATGCTCGAAGAGCTCTGGCCGGGTCGGCGTCGCGTTGCCGTCAATCGGGTCTTCGATCGCGGATGAGCAGCTGGCGCGTTCATCGCCACTACGGCTTCGGTGCCGCGCGGATCCCCCTGCACGCGCGACCGCTTCGCGCGAAGGCCGGCGGCTTTCGCGAAGGCGTGTCGACGATGTTCTGGGAGTTCTTCCAGGGCAGTCCGCTCGTCGTGGCGCGTCGGATCGTCGCGCACACGCCGGCGCTCGCCCTGGGCTTCCTGATCCTCGCGACCTTCGTCACGACGCTGACCCGGGACCACTCCGACACGTCGGACATCGAAGTGGTCATGTTCCAGACGCCCGTCGCGCCGCTCGAGGAAGAGCTGCCGCCGCCGATCGAGGTCGCCGAGGTCGAGCCGCCGCCCCCGCCGCCCGAGCCCGCGAAGCCCGAACCCCCGCCGCCTCCGAAGCCGAAGCTGGCCGAGAAGCCGCCGCCGCCTCCGAAACCGGAGAACGTCAAGCCGAAGCCGCGTCCGAAGCCCGTGATCCCGCAGATCGCGAAGGTCGAGCCGCCGCCCCCGCCCCCGAAGCCGCGCATGGAGCGACCGAAGCGGGAGATGCCGAAGCTCGCGCCGAAGCCGCGGGTGGCGATCGATCGGATGAAGGCGCCGCCGAAGAAGGCCCCGGCTCCCGAGCGGATCGCGCGGGCCAGCCGTGCGCCGAAGCCCGAGATGGCCCGCGTCGCGCCCGCTTTGACGGCGCCCGCGGCGCCGGCGTACGAGGCGCCGCCCCCGCCGGAGAAGCAGTTCCGCGTCGCGACCGCCCGCCCCACGGCGGGAGCGCGGCCGCGCCCGATGCCCGGTCTCGCGCCCGCGCCGGCCCAGCCGAAGGTGGCGCCGCCGCCGCCCGGACCGCGCCCGGATCGGACCCGCGCGCCTGCGCCGAGTCAGGCTCGACGACCGCGCGCGCCGGCTCCGGCGATGGCCGCGGCCGCCGTCCCGAACAAGCCGCGCCCGTCGCTGCCCGCCCCCGGTCGAACCGAGCGGACCGCCCCGAAGGCGCAGGCTCCCCGCCGGGCCCCGCGCCCGGCCGCGGCCCCCGCTCGGGCGCCCAGGATGCCCGTCGCCCCGCCGCCGCAGCTCGCGGCGCGTCAGGGGCGGTCTGCGCCGACTCAGGCGCCGTCTGAAGGTGTTCGCCCCGGTGTGGCCGGAGTCCCCCTCGGCTCGCTCGCTGCCTGTGTCAGCGACCGCGAAGAGGATCGCCTCAAGCAGGCGGTCGTCGCGGCCGTAAAGACGCAGGAGGAGTGTGTAAGTCGAAAGGGCACCTATCGATTCGTCGAGACCAAGAACCTGAATGCGTTCTTGATGTGGATCGATCGGGGGGCCGGGGGCGCAGCGGGCGATCGCTGCGACGAGCTTCGTAATGCACTCGAGTGTCTCGAGAGCGCCGGCCTTCGTGCGGCGCGTTAGAGGGAAAACGCGATGACATCCAACCCGATCCGCATCCTCGGCCTGACCGCGACCGTCCTGGTCGCGCTCTTCCTGGCCGTCGGCACGGCGCACGCCAACCAGCCGACCTGGGATGACTACCTCGACTTCGCCTACGTCTTCAGCTCTTCCGACGCGGAACAGCTGATGGATCGGCTCGACGGCTATGCGGCCGAGATCGGGCTGCCCCTCGACGCGTACATCAAGCGGACGATCGAGGACCGCGAGGCGAAGGGCGGCGAGGACTCGTCGGTCACGCGTCGCCGCGCGATCGCGCAGCTCCTCCAGTACCTCTCGACGCGCGAGCCCGCCGAGCTCGACAAGAGCGTCGACACGATCGAGATCTTCGCGGACGAGAACAGCCGGCACGAAGATCGCTACTGGTACCACTACATCCACGCCCACCGCGCCCTCGAGCGGGGCAGCGACTCCGACTTCGTCCAGCACGTTCTCGCGCTCTGGATGGACGTGGTCGTTCCGCTCGAGTCGCCCTTCGAGACCCTCCAGGCCCTCTCGCTCTCGCAATCGGCGAACTCGGGCTTCGTTTCGGCCCTGCCCTACGTCTTCGAGAACGTTGCCCGGCTCACCCTCCTGCGCAGCCAGGAGATGGGCATGAGCATCGGCCTCGACCCGCTCGCCTCGGTCGTCCGGCTCCTCGCGGACCAGCGCGTCGGCGCGCACCCCGAAGTGATTCCCGTCGAGGCCTCCGTTCGCGACTACCTCGAGCGCATCATCAACCGTCTCGAAGGTCCCGAGTCCGATGGCGGCAGTTTGACCTTCACCCTCGTCCTCTTCGAGGCGACCAAGCTCCACGACGAGAGCCGAGGTCTGCTCGCGAGCGAGGGACTCTCCGACAAGACGATCGCTTCGATTCGCGCGGCCTCGTCCGCCTACGGTCGGGCGATCGACCTGGCGGAGACGCCGTCGGGTCAGTCGGCGGTCTACACCCGGGTGCTCCGCCAGATGGGCGAGGTGTTCGCCGCGAAGCAGCGCCTCGGGGTCGACCCCGACGTCGAGGTTCCGTTCACGATCGAGGGCGCGCTCCAGGTCTACGGCATGCTCCATGAGGCCCGCGACGGCGGCTGGGCGAAGCTCGGCTTCCGCACGAGCGGCTACGAGAGCTATCTCGAGTCGATGCGCGGTCTCTGGGAGGAGATCCAGGAGGCGACGCTCAACAGCGCCGACTACTACCTGTCCCGCGCCCTCGAGGATCCGGCCCGGAGCTCGGACCTGACCCGGAACGCCGCGCGGCTCTACGCCCGCTACCTGGCTCACTTCGACCGCTACGCGACGGCGGACGCGACGGACTACGTCCCGGACTCCGCCTACTTCGCCGCCTACGAGGCGGCGCGCGGATACGGTGACGCGTTCGTGGCCTACGGCTTCGCGAACCCGGGACCGGCGGAGATCCAGCTCGCGGTCGAGCGCTATCAGCTCGCCCTGCGCGCCTATCCCTTCGACCGTACGCTCTGGCCGGCGCTCACGACGGCCCTCGAGCGGCGGGGCCGCGCCAACGACTTCCTGGCGCTCGCCCGACCGATCGCCGAGACGGTCGCCGGCTCGCGTCACGCCGCGTCCTGGATCGCGCAGAACGGCGCGGGTTCGCGCACGATCGCGACCTTCCGCAAGGGGCTCGGGGACGAGCTCGTGCTCATGTACATGGGCTTCGCGGACGCGACGGGTCTCGCCGAGCTCGAGAAGAGCCTCGACGATCTCAAGACGCGCCGCGGGCAGCTTCGGAGCAAGCTCGACCAGCTGGCTTCCCGCCGCGATGCGAACCAGCGCGGCAACCCCGGCCCGGCCGCGATGGGCGCCGGCGAAGGCGAATCGACCGTCGCCTTCGGGACCGCCGAGTCGCGGCGAATCGCGCGCGAGCTCGAGGACGGGGGCCGTCAGCTCTCGAAGCTCGAGAAGCAGATCGCGGCGCGCGCTCGGGCGCTTCCGCTCTTCCGCGCGGTCGTCGAGAGCAAGGAGCTCGCCCCGGATCTGCGCAGCCAGCGCCAGCACCCGGTCCACACCCTTCTCCGCCGCCTCTACCACGAAGGCTAGGAAGCGAGGAACGAGAGATGACGATGATTCGAACCCACGCGCTCCGCGCACTCGCCTGCCTGGCGATCGTTCCCTTCCTCGCTTGTGCGGGTGGAGGCGAGCCCGACTTCGAGGCGATGGAAGCGGCGTCCGGCGTCGAGGAGGCGCCGCTCGGGGGCGAAGCCCTCGCCCAGCGCCGGATGGATCTCGACCGCGCCTGGCGCGACCTCATGCACTTCGAGGCGACCATGGAGAGCATGGTCGACCGCAAGGACAGTCGATCGGTCGCGCTCCTCGACGGCTTCCTCGACGAGTACATGGGCACCCATCTCGCCGCGCTTCTCCGCCCGCAGTGGCAGAGCAGTCATCCCGAGGTGATGGCCCTCGATGCGAACCTGCGCTTCCTGCAGGCCGAACTCTTCGCGCAGATGCGGTACACGCGTCGGGTGCAGGAGTCGATCGAGGACATCGAGAATCGCTTCCTCGGTCGCGAGGGCATGCTCGTCGAGTATCCGCGCGGAGAGCAGCGACCCCTCGGTGAAGCGCTTCAGATGCTCCGCGATCGCAAGTGGTCGAGCTGAGCGCCGATCCCAACTCACGAGAGGCGCTGATGGCTCCATCCAAGGAGCGCTGAAGGCTCCCTCCGAATCCAGACGACCTGCGTAGCACGCAAGGGGAATCCGAATGCTCGGTGATGAAACGATGACCTTCCTGGTGACGGGCGTAGCGCTCGCCGCCGTCTGTGTTCCCTTCTTCCAGGGGATCCGTATCTGTCTCGCGGGTTGGGCGGCGACGCGCCGCGTGCCCACCGAAGAGCTGCGCAAGAACCGCCCGGCGGACGACGGCAAGACTGAGCCGCTGGCCTGCCTGATGCTGCGAGTGCTCCAGAAGTCGCTCCGCGACGGCGAGCGCGAAGGGCAGCCGGCGGATTTCGTCTTCGATGCGACGCGTCAGTACGTCGTGAACGAGTACGAGCACAACTACGCACGGCTGATCACCATGTACGCGAGTCTGCTCCCGCCGATCGGCTTCATCGGGACGACCGGCGGCATGTTGATCCTCTTCCTCTCGATGCATCTCGCCGACGACTCCCTCGAGCTCGGCGCGCTCGCGATCGCGCTCACGTCGAGCGTCTTCGCTCTCGTCGCCTACGCGGCGCTCGAAGGCCTGAAGATCCGGATCTACGCGCGTCTCCTCGAGTCGCTCCGCGACGTGGAGGTGCTGTATCAGAAGGCCGACGCGCGCCGTGAGCAGGCTTCGGCCGATCGCTCGGCGAAGCCGTTGGGTGCGCCCGCTTCCGCCTGATCGGATCGCACCGCCGCGAGGCGGTGTCCTCCGCGAGGCGTGAAGCGAAGGCGCCGACGTCCGCGAGCGAACGGCGCGCGCGGCCTTCTGATCCCTCGCGACCTCCGGCCGCCGCGGGGCGCGCTTCTTGCCTTTCCCCCCGCGCCTGCTTAACTCCGGCCCTCGGAGGCGCAGGACGCGTGGGCAAGCCTGATTTCGATCCCTATTTCTCGCATTGGGCCGACGTTGCTGCGCGCAAAGTCGTCGCCGCCCATCCCCGTGAAGAGGGCGACGAACGCCCCATCGTCTGCGCGGCCGGGATCACGCCCTCGGGCGTCGTCCACATCGGGAACTTCCGCGAGGTCATGACCGTCGACCTCGTCGCCCGCGCGCTGCGCGACCAGGGGATCCCGGTGCGTTTCATCTATTCGTGGGACGATTTCGACGTCTTTCGCAAGGTGCCGAAGGACGCGCCGCAGCAGGAGATGCTCGCCGAGAACCTGCGGCGGAGCGTGGCGGACGTGCCGGATCCGTTCGCCGACGAGAAGGCCGAACCCGCGGACTCCTACGCGAGCCACCACATCGCGGCGTTCGAATCGAGCCTCGCGCCGCTCGGGATCGCACCGGAGTTCATCCGCCAGTCGAAGGCCTACCGCGCCGGGACCTATGCCGAAGGGATCCGCAAGGCGCTCCAGGACAAGGACGTGATCCGCGGCGTCCTCGACGAGTTCCGCAAGGAGCCCCTGGCCTCCGATTGGCTTCCGCTCGCGGGCTTCTGTCCGGCCTGCGGCCGAGACGATCTCGACTTCACCTGGGATGGCGACTGGACCGTCGATCTCCGCTGTCGGGACTGCGAGACCGAGTCGCGCGTGGATCTGCGCGAGGGCGGAAACGTGAAGCTGCCCTGGCGGATCGACTGGCCCATGCGCTGGGCGTACGAAGGCGTCTGCTTCGAGCCCGGCGGCAAGGACCACAGCTCCGCCGGCGGCTCCTACGACACGGCGAAGAAGATCGTGGGACCGGTCTACGACGGCTGGGCGCCGGAGTACGTGCCCTACGACTTCGTCCGGATCAAGGGGCGGGGCGGCAAGATCTCGAGCTCCGCCGGTGAGGCCGTCACGGTCGCCGACGCGCTCCAGGTCTACGAGCCGGAGATGCTCCGCTGGATCTTCGCGAGCCAGCGCCCCAACTCCGAGTTCCAGATCAGCTTCGACCTCGACGTGATCAAGCTCTACGAGGACTACGACCGCGCGATCGCCACGGCCTACACCCCGGACGACGGGAGCAAGAAGGACAAGAAGCGCCAGATCGTGCGGCGGACGATCGAGCTCTCCTCCACGGCCGGCCTTCGCATCTCAGCGGACGACGTGCCGATTCGGGTGCCTTCGTTCCGGCCGCTCTCGATGATCCTGCAGATCTACGACGGCGACGTGGAGCGGGCGCTCGCGTGGTACGAGGAGACGGGCGAGGTCGCGACCGACGCCGAGCGCGCGCGTTTTCGTATGCGCGCGGAGCGCGTCTGGAACTGGATCGTCGACTTCGCGCCGGACGAGTTCCGCTACCGGATCCGCGAGACGCCGGGCGACGCGACCCTCGAGGGCGAGCCCCGCCAGATCCTCGAGCGCCTGGTCGGCGTCCTCGAGGCGGATCCGGAGATCGCCGAAGACGCGCTGATCGGACACCTGAAGACGCTCTGCGACGGAACGTCGCTCGGTCCGAAGGAGTTCTATCCCTACGCGTACGAACTCCTGATCGCGCGCGAGAAGGGGCCGAAGTTGTCCACCCTGATCACGGCGATGGGCAGCGCGCGGGCACTGCCGCTGCTCCGGGCCGGGCTGGCCTGATCGAGCGGCCGCCGCCGATTCCTCCACGGGCCGCGCGAGGCGCTCGCCCGGGGGCTCGAGGCTCTCGGAATCGAGCCCAGGCGTTTCTCTTCGTTTACCTGTTCCCCGCCATGTTAGGCTGATCGGGTTGCCCCGTGAGGGGCGGGCGACGATCGCCACCTGGATCTCCCGGGTCGGGGTCGTCTCGACAGGAGGAACGGGTGATGAAGAAGATCGAGATCCGTATTCGCAAGTCGCTGTGGGTGACACTCGTCGCGTTGCTGCTCGCTCCGGCTGCGAGCTGGGCGGAAGGCGGTTCGTC
This window contains:
- a CDS encoding LamG domain-containing protein, which encodes MHQLEEQRTRTSLWTALVALLPLVALACGDYGAPSTDATTASTTFGTGLPDGLSVAEQVTSFETTVYPVLRANCAGCHDAAGPGAPRIAHVDSSTAWSAVVDNQKVNFSDLAQSRLVRRLGSDLHFCWSDCATDANTMLTEIQNWQDAIEASGGSTASVDVANLTSNTRTSLDGFEEVGDERYETGVIARWDFKELTGTVAADTSGVAPPMDLTLEGDVEFMTSYGIDLTGGRAIADETSSRKFYDRVADVDTGSQQYTLEMWLAPANITQDGPARIFTYSRSTGQRNMMLGQVAYQYIARNRSFSTETNGNGSPELETYDVDQDAQATLQHVVLTYDQVAGRRIYVDGRWTDDIDETPSSRLWNWLTNQQVIIGNERSNDRPWIGKVRFAAVYDRVMPAAAVRQNYEAGIGKRITLAFDVSEWTGGNSTIEFSLTELDSYSYLFCSPTFVTDVGAPIRVQNMRISLNGVVPVSGQGFTTMDALVTSSRQLLSRQCSVVGGLVDPNTDTFQLSFEQLGIFQEPVVASTPPTPGAEDFGDPVPVLGVRSFARVNASMAAVSGVDPQTAAVDTTYDALVTQLPATNDLRSFVSANQVGIAKLGIEYCDTIVEDSGVGGMRETFFEGSAGFGWTSPPATAFADPADVDLITDPILDKIVGAGLRGMVGGNPARDEAEATLDLLVMDLLGSCGGAGPPVQPACDDEYTRSIVKGLCTAAISSGAVHIH
- a CDS encoding general secretion pathway protein GspF, whose amino-acid sequence is MKPLKRLKKTPKFEGRGKESDAPMFHPDHPRPVSRRQFLGQGFITGAATIAAPSMLSMLGAREAAAQASCSLTGAGAGLVPFIAIDLGGGANIAGSNVSVGGPGGQEDPMTEEGYERLGLPLDMTPLNGAIDSYDRTMNLRFHFDSALMRGILDRADPVLTLPNVEGVIVPSRSSNDTQNNPLNPMYGIARYGADGGLLRLIGSANSESGGRSMAPASLVVPEWRPTKIDRPDDVTGLVDTGKLPLLLGTDGAGQVADAIQALSALKVEQINEDAAVKDLVNCAYQQSNDLITLFGSPDALDPRLDPVIYDPDPANPSGAIFFGDDFDESEFRKTASVMKLVCEGHAGAGTIEMGGYDYHGGTRSRGELKDFTAGQCIGAILEYARRNPLVGDVMIYLFTDGSLSSDGQIDNSADGRGKGAWQSDNSNTACGVFLVYRQSAKPDLVPAFATTRQIGHFRTSGTVETGANPVANNPEALAQLAILNYMALHGSTAGDFNTLFPGNALGTEAANLIAFTQIR
- the lysS gene encoding lysine--tRNA ligase, encoding MGKPDFDPYFSHWADVAARKVVAAHPREEGDERPIVCAAGITPSGVVHIGNFREVMTVDLVARALRDQGIPVRFIYSWDDFDVFRKVPKDAPQQEMLAENLRRSVADVPDPFADEKAEPADSYASHHIAAFESSLAPLGIAPEFIRQSKAYRAGTYAEGIRKALQDKDVIRGVLDEFRKEPLASDWLPLAGFCPACGRDDLDFTWDGDWTVDLRCRDCETESRVDLREGGNVKLPWRIDWPMRWAYEGVCFEPGGKDHSSAGGSYDTAKKIVGPVYDGWAPEYVPYDFVRIKGRGGKISSSAGEAVTVADALQVYEPEMLRWIFASQRPNSEFQISFDLDVIKLYEDYDRAIATAYTPDDGSKKDKKRQIVRRTIELSSTAGLRISADDVPIRVPSFRPLSMILQIYDGDVERALAWYEETGEVATDAERARFRMRAERVWNWIVDFAPDEFRYRIRETPGDATLEGEPRQILERLVGVLEADPEIAEDALIGHLKTLCDGTSLGPKEFYPYAYELLIAREKGPKLSTLITAMGSARALPLLRAGLA